From a region of the Tenggerimyces flavus genome:
- a CDS encoding MFS transporter: protein MPRSRFAFLSMLLFVLVVQWDAFAVNLVLPRIGSDLGARANVLAWVVSAAMFASVAVKVLAGRVGDRVGLRKLVVVGYVGYAAASALCALAPHAGWLIGARIGQGLFGALVMTGGLALLASSYPAERRGRAIALAFGLGGIATVAGPVLGGLVADALGWPYVFWLEVPVALLGAVFALLARETVRPGRVRSESVVRNAALLRVIAAGSLANAAVVLVLFAVPWRLATSTAGAWMSVCSAALALGIAVSDRLAKVGIVPFLVVAGLALLATPLSLIGGVAAAAFCLGVVNGLTIATAMTTVPLDRAGEAAGLTNTALTLAGALAPALAGSSPHALVIAASLSLAGVVPLVRSRVRAGS, encoded by the coding sequence ATGCCCAGATCTCGCTTCGCCTTCTTGTCGATGCTTCTGTTCGTCCTCGTCGTCCAGTGGGACGCGTTCGCCGTCAACCTGGTCTTGCCGCGGATCGGCTCCGACCTCGGCGCTCGTGCGAACGTCCTTGCCTGGGTGGTCAGCGCGGCGATGTTCGCCAGCGTGGCCGTAAAGGTGCTCGCTGGTCGGGTCGGGGACCGGGTCGGGCTGCGGAAGCTGGTGGTGGTCGGGTACGTGGGGTACGCGGCGGCTTCGGCCCTGTGCGCTCTGGCTCCGCACGCTGGTTGGCTGATCGGTGCCAGGATCGGCCAGGGTCTGTTCGGCGCGCTGGTGATGACGGGCGGACTGGCGCTGCTGGCGAGCAGCTATCCGGCGGAACGTCGAGGCCGCGCGATCGCGCTGGCGTTCGGGCTCGGCGGGATCGCGACGGTCGCCGGGCCGGTGCTCGGCGGGCTGGTCGCCGACGCTTTGGGCTGGCCGTACGTCTTCTGGCTCGAGGTTCCGGTTGCGCTGCTCGGGGCAGTTTTCGCCTTGCTGGCAAGGGAGACAGTGCGTCCTGGTCGAGTGCGGAGCGAGTCGGTCGTTCGGAACGCCGCCTTGCTTCGGGTGATCGCGGCCGGGTCGCTCGCCAACGCGGCCGTCGTGCTCGTCCTCTTCGCCGTGCCGTGGCGGCTGGCCACGTCGACCGCCGGAGCGTGGATGTCGGTCTGCTCCGCCGCCCTGGCGCTCGGCATCGCCGTGTCCGACCGGCTGGCCAAGGTGGGCATCGTGCCGTTCCTGGTCGTCGCCGGCCTCGCGCTCCTCGCCACCCCGCTGAGCCTGATCGGTGGCGTGGCGGCCGCCGCGTTCTGCCTCGGCGTCGTCAACGGGCTGACGATCGCGACCGCCATGACCACCGTCCCGCTGGACCGAGCCGGCGAGGCTGCCGGCCTCACCAACACCGCCCTCACCCTCGCCGGCGCGCTCGCGCCAGCCCTGGCCGGCAGCAGCCCGCACGCCCTTGTGATCGCGGCTTCGCTGAGCCTCGCGGGGGTGGTTCCGTTGGTCAGGTCACGGGTGCGAGCGGGATCGTAG
- a CDS encoding mandelate racemase/muconate lactonizing enzyme family protein: MAQIADQRIDRIETGQLTYSYPRTVGRNSHLGSHGSGGTLPILVVRTSDGAHGWGIAAGSLSALPGLVGSRLGELFDPEVGVINEAAFPLDFALHDLAGRLLGEPVYSLLGKLGEPSVTCYSGAIYLDDLDPEGSPRGIDAVLENAAADFAAGYRAFKLKIGRGYRWQEPRAGLRRDIEVTRAVRTAFPTERILVDANDGYTGPGFVEYFEQVKDCDLFWIEEPFAETREDLALLRPLTGPTLIADGEAHPNVPELLELSREGLLDVLLMDVVSYGFTAWRQVMPSLREASVQASPHAWGQPLKSLYAAQLAAGLGNVVTVEGVPGTTAGIDTSGYPLVEGVLSVPAQPGFGIPLPTIPLAPVT, translated from the coding sequence ATGGCGCAGATCGCGGATCAACGGATCGATCGCATCGAAACCGGGCAGCTCACGTACTCGTACCCGCGAACGGTCGGGCGCAACTCGCACCTCGGCAGCCACGGGTCGGGCGGCACGCTCCCGATCCTGGTGGTGCGTACGTCCGACGGCGCGCACGGCTGGGGCATCGCGGCAGGCTCGCTGTCGGCGCTGCCCGGGTTGGTCGGGAGCCGGCTCGGGGAGCTGTTCGACCCCGAGGTCGGGGTGATCAACGAGGCCGCGTTCCCGCTGGACTTCGCGCTGCACGATCTCGCCGGCCGACTGCTGGGTGAACCGGTCTACTCTCTGCTGGGCAAGCTCGGCGAGCCATCCGTGACGTGCTACAGCGGCGCGATCTACCTCGACGACCTGGATCCCGAGGGCTCACCGCGCGGCATCGACGCGGTGCTGGAGAACGCCGCCGCGGACTTCGCGGCCGGCTACCGCGCGTTCAAGCTGAAGATCGGGCGCGGCTACCGCTGGCAGGAGCCGCGCGCCGGCCTGCGGCGCGACATCGAGGTCACCCGCGCGGTGCGAACGGCGTTCCCGACCGAACGGATCCTGGTCGACGCGAACGACGGGTACACCGGGCCGGGGTTCGTCGAGTACTTCGAGCAGGTCAAGGACTGCGACCTGTTCTGGATCGAGGAGCCGTTCGCCGAGACCCGCGAGGACCTCGCGCTGCTGCGCCCGCTCACGGGGCCGACGCTGATCGCGGACGGCGAGGCCCACCCGAACGTCCCGGAGCTGCTGGAGCTGAGCAGGGAAGGGCTGCTCGACGTCCTGCTGATGGACGTCGTGTCGTACGGCTTCACCGCCTGGCGCCAGGTCATGCCATCCCTGCGCGAGGCCAGCGTCCAGGCCTCGCCGCACGCGTGGGGCCAGCCGCTGAAGTCGTTGTACGCCGCCCAGCTCGCCGCCGGCCTCGGCAACGTGGTGACCGTGGAGGGCGTGCCGGGTACGACAGCCGGTATCGACACGTCGGGCTACCCGCTGGTCGAGGGCGTGTTGAGCGTCCCCGCCCAACCAGGCTTCGGGATCCCGCTTCCTACGATCCCGCTCGCACCCGTGACCTGA
- a CDS encoding cyclic nucleotide-binding domain-containing protein: protein MARIEFRRQLAAVGVVFANPGLRDCQLALALARIVDLAQLVAVSAYLYGQGGAAPVAAYGVIRAVAAAVGVPVLTTGTGRFGHGGMLRILGFVAAVATAGMALAMFAAGPVSVVLVLAGVGGLAIGAFRPICSALMPSLVTTPEELVACNAATGLLDGASTLVGPLLAGGLLGLLGPSWAVSVTALLLVATGLLSGRLPVPAAMPPLGEDTSLLDGVRTFVRTPQTRLLGVVGMLQTGVRGAMNVIIVALALDLLLVGEPGLGVLFAALGVGGLIGLPLTLGLVRRQSLYRSFGVGLILFGAPLALTGAVPVFAVALLMFAVVGIGNDFLDVSCYSAIPRAVPDHLLARIFGVLESAYQIGMALGAALAGVLLAAFDIRLSLVLVGLVLPLAALACARWFIRFDKALGTRDAEVDLLRGQPLFAPLPMPVLDNLASRLAPTRFTAGEVIMTQGEEGDRYVLIVEGTVAISKDSKHIASLGAGEAFGEIALVRNTPRTATAVASTAIEARTLDRAAFLAALGCDPRARAAAESVADVRQQRD, encoded by the coding sequence ATGGCGCGCATCGAGTTCCGCCGTCAGCTCGCCGCGGTTGGCGTCGTTTTCGCCAATCCGGGCTTGCGCGACTGTCAGCTCGCGCTCGCACTCGCCAGGATCGTCGACCTGGCTCAGCTGGTAGCGGTTTCTGCTTACCTGTATGGGCAAGGCGGTGCCGCGCCGGTGGCGGCGTACGGTGTGATCCGGGCCGTCGCGGCGGCCGTGGGGGTGCCCGTTCTGACGACCGGGACGGGACGGTTCGGGCATGGCGGCATGCTTCGGATCCTGGGCTTCGTGGCCGCTGTGGCGACCGCGGGGATGGCTCTGGCGATGTTCGCCGCCGGTCCGGTTTCGGTCGTACTGGTCCTCGCCGGAGTGGGCGGGCTGGCGATCGGGGCGTTCCGGCCGATCTGCTCCGCGCTGATGCCGTCGCTGGTGACGACGCCGGAGGAGCTCGTCGCGTGCAACGCCGCGACCGGGCTGCTGGACGGGGCGAGCACGCTGGTCGGGCCGTTGCTCGCCGGCGGGTTGCTCGGGCTGCTCGGTCCCTCGTGGGCGGTTTCTGTGACCGCTCTGCTGCTCGTCGCCACGGGGTTGCTGTCCGGGCGGCTGCCGGTGCCGGCGGCGATGCCGCCGCTCGGCGAGGACACGTCGCTGCTGGACGGCGTACGGACGTTCGTCCGCACACCGCAGACCCGGCTGCTTGGTGTGGTCGGCATGCTGCAGACCGGCGTACGCGGCGCGATGAACGTGATCATCGTCGCGCTGGCTCTCGACCTGCTGCTGGTGGGGGAGCCGGGGCTTGGGGTGTTGTTCGCCGCTTTGGGCGTGGGTGGGCTGATCGGGCTGCCGCTGACGCTCGGTCTGGTGCGCCGCCAGTCGCTCTACCGCTCGTTCGGAGTGGGCCTGATCCTCTTCGGCGCGCCGTTGGCGTTGACCGGTGCTGTACCTGTGTTCGCCGTTGCCCTGTTGATGTTCGCCGTGGTGGGGATCGGGAACGACTTCCTCGACGTGTCCTGCTACAGCGCGATCCCACGCGCGGTGCCGGATCACCTGCTGGCGCGGATCTTCGGAGTGCTGGAGTCGGCGTACCAGATCGGCATGGCCCTCGGCGCGGCCTTGGCGGGAGTGCTCCTGGCGGCGTTCGACATCCGCCTGTCACTCGTTCTCGTGGGGCTCGTGCTGCCCCTTGCGGCGCTTGCCTGTGCGCGTTGGTTCATCCGCTTCGACAAGGCGTTGGGGACGCGCGACGCGGAAGTCGACCTCCTGCGGGGGCAACCGCTGTTCGCGCCGTTGCCGATGCCCGTCCTGGACAACCTGGCCAGCCGCCTCGCCCCTACGCGCTTCACCGCGGGGGAGGTGATCATGACGCAGGGGGAGGAGGGAGATCGGTACGTGCTGATCGTGGAAGGAACGGTGGCAATCTCCAAGGACAGCAAGCACATCGCGTCCCTGGGAGCAGGCGAAGCATTCGGCGAAATAGCCCTAGTACGCAACACGCCCCGCACAGCAACAGCCGTAGCGTCAACAGCGATCGAAGCCCGAACCTTGGACCGAGCAGCCTTCCTCGCAGCCCTAGGCTGCGACCCCCGAGCCCGAGCCGCAGCCGAGTCAGTAGCCGACGTCCGCCAGCAACGGGATTGA
- a CDS encoding ROK family protein, which produces MDRVVVALDVGGTKLAGALVAPDGSVVHSSTVPTPPRDPGLHGVVSLAASLVSVAGSRGLSVVGLGVGMPEYVDRAGCLTSSEVLDWTVQPASLLAEVCPGVPVVVESDVRCGALAEWRLGAGRTYDGLFYVSLGTGVSSTLVADGRMVSGHRGEAIALGELSVPASVHPSWEGNLESFASGAGLAARAGDLTSAGRALGLVLADAVALLDPPVVVIGGGLGTAATPLWEALRDMYLGRASRRPHPPPIVQATLGPQASLLGAALFALRT; this is translated from the coding sequence GTGGACCGCGTAGTCGTCGCCCTGGACGTGGGCGGCACGAAGCTCGCCGGGGCGCTGGTCGCCCCGGACGGGTCGGTCGTCCATTCGTCGACGGTGCCTACGCCGCCGCGGGATCCGGGGCTTCATGGTGTGGTTTCCTTGGCTGCTTCCTTGGTGTCTGTCGCTGGCTCGCGCGGGTTGTCCGTTGTGGGGTTGGGCGTGGGGATGCCGGAGTACGTCGACCGCGCTGGCTGTTTGACGTCTTCGGAGGTGCTGGACTGGACTGTGCAGCCTGCTTCCTTATTGGCTGAGGTGTGTCCGGGTGTGCCGGTGGTGGTGGAGTCGGACGTGCGGTGTGGGGCGCTGGCCGAGTGGCGGCTTGGGGCGGGGCGTACGTACGACGGGCTCTTCTACGTGTCGTTGGGGACGGGGGTGTCGTCGACGCTGGTCGCCGACGGGCGCATGGTGTCCGGCCACCGCGGCGAGGCCATCGCCTTGGGCGAGCTGTCGGTGCCGGCGTCCGTTCACCCTTCCTGGGAAGGGAATCTGGAGTCCTTCGCGTCGGGTGCGGGGCTCGCTGCCCGCGCTGGCGATCTGACGTCCGCGGGCCGGGCGTTGGGCCTCGTTCTGGCCGACGCGGTGGCTCTGCTGGACCCACCCGTCGTGGTGATCGGCGGCGGCCTCGGCACGGCGGCGACGCCCTTGTGGGAAGCGCTGCGCGACATGTACCTCGGCCGAGCCTCGCGCCGCCCCCACCCCCCGCCCATCGTCCAAGCCACCCTCGGCCCCCAAGCCAGCCTCCTCGGCGCCGCCCTCTTCGCCCTTCGCACCTGA
- a CDS encoding phytanoyl-CoA dioxygenase family protein, which translates to MTETTTFRLSDAQVAAFHRDGFLAIEQLTTADEVASMREVYDRLFSRRDFDQGDHLELSEVDAEGRETLPQILSPEKYAPELASTLARRNALALARQLLGPEAEHSGDHAIMKPPGLGAPTPWHQDEAYWNPAVLHTALSIWMPLQEATVENGCMCFVPGSHVRDVVPHHLASADAHALEVDSSDLVADEVACPIPAGGATIHHCRTVHYAGPNVSTTPRRAYIMGFHGQHRPLPVARDFSWQRPEWTA; encoded by the coding sequence ATGACTGAGACGACGACATTCCGGCTGAGCGACGCGCAGGTCGCGGCGTTCCATCGCGACGGTTTCCTGGCGATCGAGCAGCTGACGACTGCTGACGAGGTCGCCTCGATGCGGGAGGTGTACGACCGGCTGTTCTCGCGGCGCGACTTCGACCAGGGCGACCATCTGGAACTTTCGGAGGTGGATGCCGAGGGGCGGGAGACGTTGCCGCAGATCCTCAGCCCGGAGAAGTACGCGCCGGAGCTGGCCTCGACGCTCGCCCGGCGGAACGCGTTGGCTCTCGCGCGGCAGCTGCTCGGGCCGGAGGCGGAGCACAGCGGCGACCACGCGATCATGAAGCCGCCGGGGCTGGGTGCGCCGACGCCGTGGCATCAGGACGAGGCGTACTGGAACCCGGCCGTTCTGCACACCGCGCTGAGCATCTGGATGCCGTTGCAGGAAGCGACGGTCGAGAATGGGTGCATGTGCTTCGTTCCGGGCAGCCACGTGCGCGACGTCGTACCGCACCACCTGGCTTCGGCCGATGCGCATGCTCTGGAGGTGGACTCTTCGGATCTGGTGGCTGACGAGGTGGCGTGTCCGATTCCCGCTGGCGGGGCGACGATCCACCACTGCCGGACAGTGCACTATGCGGGGCCGAACGTGTCGACGACGCCGCGGCGGGCTTACATCATGGGCTTCCACGGGCAGCACCGTCCGCTGCCGGTGGCGCGGGACTTCTCCTGGCAGCGGCCGGAGTGGACCGCGTAG
- a CDS encoding helix-turn-helix domain-containing protein, whose translation MNQEGDVVWENPDWIRQDHVDLDGLWESATFTLNEAYDVVVGPRWQLGLPAQPYGEIWLIRSGVCAVELDERRALASAGQVVILRPGLRRMSANGGSGTLALVGFGCSLRSGPVDLLGRFDLPLVVTSPTSRVCSLISQTVAAAQGSGPDRVFRARALAALAVAELVRDEPSAAITEIRPELRAVLAYIASHYGDPLDLRALARVAHLSPKQLGRSFGAELGLTPMTYLRRFRLDRARERVAGTDEPISRIAHACGFSELAAFSRAFRRQHGVSPRTLRDHSRALRTTVWPVRSSSGRTLSVASSQEGRSDD comes from the coding sequence ATGAACCAGGAGGGCGATGTGGTCTGGGAAAATCCCGACTGGATTCGCCAGGACCACGTGGATTTGGACGGGCTGTGGGAGAGCGCGACGTTCACGCTGAACGAGGCCTACGACGTCGTGGTCGGGCCGCGCTGGCAGCTCGGCCTGCCCGCCCAGCCGTACGGCGAGATCTGGCTGATCCGTTCCGGCGTTTGTGCCGTTGAGCTTGACGAACGGCGGGCGCTGGCGTCCGCCGGGCAGGTCGTGATCCTCCGTCCGGGACTGCGCCGGATGTCGGCGAATGGCGGCTCGGGCACGTTGGCCTTGGTGGGTTTCGGCTGCTCGCTGCGTTCCGGGCCGGTGGACCTGCTGGGCCGCTTCGACCTTCCGCTTGTGGTCACTTCGCCTACTTCGCGGGTGTGCTCGCTGATCTCCCAGACCGTGGCGGCCGCGCAGGGGTCCGGTCCGGATCGGGTGTTTCGGGCGCGGGCTCTCGCGGCGCTGGCTGTCGCTGAGCTCGTGCGCGACGAGCCTTCCGCCGCTATCACCGAGATCCGGCCGGAGCTGCGTGCTGTGCTGGCGTACATCGCTTCGCACTATGGGGATCCATTGGACCTGCGGGCGCTCGCCCGGGTTGCCCATCTGTCGCCGAAGCAGCTGGGGCGGTCGTTCGGCGCCGAGCTCGGGCTGACGCCGATGACGTACCTGCGCCGGTTCCGGTTGGATCGGGCGCGCGAGCGGGTGGCGGGGACGGACGAGCCGATCTCGCGGATCGCCCACGCGTGTGGGTTCTCGGAACTTGCGGCGTTCTCCCGAGCGTTTCGGCGGCAGCATGGGGTGAGCCCGCGAACGTTGCGCGACCATTCGCGCGCGCTGCGGACAACTGTGTGGCCCGTACGGTCAAGTAGTGGGCGGACGTTGTCCGTAGCGTCGAGTCAGGAAGGGAGATCCGATGACTGA
- a CDS encoding GntR family transcriptional regulator: protein MVLESVRKDGAEPPSLQVYRMIAGAIARGSLGPGGRLPAERELSAQLGVSRATLRVALRALHDDGLVEPAHGRGWHVVEPGVVEEGQDPPLSFTEMAAARGLVATADVLYKKVRPATLEEADELGIAPGSEVFCLDRLRKLDGVPVAVASTWMPVALVREIVDLDFTDTSLYAALRERCQLHPSRADYVLQAQGAAGSEAKHLGLSEGEAVLVGSYTCFDEADRAFEVGRITYRGDRYRFRTVLREGPRHGA, encoded by the coding sequence ATGGTTCTCGAAAGCGTGCGAAAGGACGGCGCGGAGCCGCCTTCGCTGCAGGTCTACCGCATGATCGCGGGCGCGATCGCGCGCGGTTCGCTCGGTCCTGGTGGCCGGCTGCCGGCCGAGCGCGAGTTGTCCGCGCAGCTCGGCGTGAGTCGCGCGACCCTGCGGGTGGCCCTGCGCGCGCTGCACGACGACGGGCTGGTCGAGCCGGCGCACGGCCGCGGCTGGCACGTGGTCGAGCCGGGCGTGGTGGAGGAGGGTCAGGACCCGCCGCTCAGCTTCACCGAGATGGCCGCCGCGCGCGGTCTGGTCGCGACCGCGGACGTGCTCTACAAGAAGGTACGGCCGGCCACGCTCGAGGAGGCCGACGAGCTTGGCATCGCGCCTGGCTCGGAGGTGTTCTGCCTCGACCGGCTGCGCAAGCTGGACGGCGTTCCCGTTGCCGTCGCCAGCACCTGGATGCCGGTGGCGCTCGTCCGCGAGATCGTCGACCTCGACTTCACCGACACCTCGCTCTACGCGGCACTGAGGGAACGTTGCCAGCTCCACCCAAGCCGCGCCGACTACGTCCTGCAGGCCCAGGGAGCCGCGGGCAGCGAGGCCAAGCACCTCGGCCTATCCGAGGGCGAGGCCGTCCTGGTCGGGAGCTACACCTGCTTCGACGAGGCCGACCGTGCGTTCGAGGTCGGCCGGATCACCTACCGCGGTGACCGTTACCGGTTCCGCACTGTTCTTCGAGAGGGGCCCAGACATGGGGCGTAG
- a CDS encoding cupin domain-containing protein, whose product MGRRPSPRPSYDKPTAIKRDDAVLHLWGDEEAGFVEDRIYVSSDKIHQLELSLPPSGRFQHSDANRTVFAADEIYYVLEGTLVIANPATGEVQRANTGDAIFFRRDTWHHGYNYDATSQLRVLELFAPPPSQGTSSAYAKTKDNLTSWAYHDNTQLTQWPLDEEKIRGKQSLRVIRREDVLYRLETPDGDLLVGLLASTEHLTVGRGELLPGRRGPVEQHGGDESLYVLEGRLNVFFPDADGGESWCELGPGDGCYVPQGARHQYQNVSARSAVFLFAVAPSYLPVTG is encoded by the coding sequence ATGGGGCGTAGGCCATCGCCGCGACCTTCGTACGACAAGCCGACCGCGATCAAGCGAGACGACGCCGTGCTGCACCTCTGGGGGGACGAGGAAGCTGGCTTCGTCGAGGACCGGATCTACGTGTCTTCGGACAAGATTCACCAACTGGAGTTGAGTCTTCCGCCGAGCGGACGGTTCCAGCATTCCGACGCCAACCGTACGGTGTTCGCCGCCGACGAGATCTACTACGTGCTCGAGGGCACGCTCGTCATCGCCAACCCCGCGACGGGAGAGGTGCAGCGCGCCAACACCGGTGACGCGATCTTCTTCCGCCGCGACACCTGGCACCACGGCTACAACTACGACGCGACGAGCCAGCTGCGGGTGCTCGAGCTGTTCGCGCCCCCGCCGTCACAGGGAACGTCGTCGGCGTACGCGAAGACGAAGGACAACCTCACCTCCTGGGCGTACCACGACAACACGCAGTTGACGCAGTGGCCGCTCGACGAGGAGAAGATCCGCGGCAAGCAGTCCCTGCGCGTGATCCGCCGCGAGGACGTGCTCTATCGCCTGGAGACGCCCGACGGCGACCTGCTCGTCGGCCTGCTCGCGAGCACCGAGCACCTCACGGTCGGCCGCGGCGAACTGCTGCCCGGCCGGCGCGGGCCGGTCGAGCAGCACGGCGGGGACGAGAGCCTGTACGTCCTCGAGGGGCGGCTGAACGTGTTCTTCCCCGACGCCGACGGCGGCGAGAGCTGGTGCGAGCTCGGCCCGGGCGACGGCTGCTACGTGCCACAGGGTGCGCGGCATCAGTACCAGAACGTGTCGGCGCGATCGGCGGTCTTCCTCTTCGCCGTCGCCCCGTCCTACCTACCGGTCACGGGGTAA
- a CDS encoding ABC transporter substrate-binding protein: MAATRSTGHGGLTRRNLLSLAGLGGAATLLPGCFSTGGSTGSSGGQSPGGKVDLTFWLPGGEDAYLKVHEKLAADYKTDNPNVTVKVTRLTGEQNFLEVLLSRIAGGNPPSATVIWDTPVALGIRGSLMALDEFMEKSENCQVSNWPEAVLKSCQANGKTYGLPFTAGSYGMFYNQEWFEEKGIPAESADFPKTLAEMRAISKEFTVWKGDRLETAGFIPSFDQYVFPLWCALNGGGIYDAENQKYTLDAEQNVELLEFLMSWLDEEYKGSITKVNNSWTSLGEAPPLFQQKRIAMQMDGTWMIGSFYQVEAKFERWEVAANPIGPSGTKTTSGYWPNWMAIPTASNDPEAAFKYLDYIAVDGAVAQFEEFPDLPTNAKVPQDIVPKRLVEKRGQEFADKTIKFFRDQLQNSSPMWDSPVQTFAVDQLTRVLERVSNKAAKPKDALAEAQKACQGELEKVL; encoded by the coding sequence ATGGCTGCTACCAGGAGCACCGGACACGGGGGACTGACACGGCGCAATCTTCTCAGCCTCGCGGGCCTCGGTGGCGCGGCGACGTTGTTGCCTGGCTGCTTCTCGACGGGAGGCTCCACCGGCAGCTCCGGTGGTCAGTCGCCCGGCGGCAAGGTGGACTTGACGTTCTGGCTGCCCGGCGGCGAGGACGCGTACCTCAAGGTGCACGAGAAGCTCGCCGCGGACTACAAGACCGACAACCCGAACGTCACCGTCAAGGTCACCAGGCTCACCGGCGAGCAGAACTTCCTCGAGGTCCTGCTCTCCCGGATCGCCGGCGGCAACCCGCCGAGCGCGACGGTGATCTGGGATACCCCTGTGGCGTTGGGGATTCGCGGTTCGCTGATGGCACTCGACGAGTTCATGGAGAAGTCGGAGAACTGCCAGGTCTCGAACTGGCCCGAGGCCGTGCTGAAGAGCTGTCAGGCCAACGGCAAGACGTACGGACTGCCGTTCACCGCGGGCTCGTACGGGATGTTCTACAACCAGGAGTGGTTCGAGGAGAAGGGCATCCCGGCGGAGAGCGCGGACTTCCCCAAGACGCTCGCCGAGATGCGTGCGATCTCGAAGGAGTTCACGGTCTGGAAGGGCGATCGGCTCGAGACCGCGGGCTTCATCCCGTCGTTCGACCAGTACGTGTTCCCGCTCTGGTGCGCGCTGAACGGCGGCGGGATCTACGACGCGGAGAACCAGAAGTACACGCTGGACGCCGAGCAGAACGTCGAGCTCCTCGAGTTCCTGATGTCCTGGCTGGACGAGGAGTACAAGGGCTCGATCACCAAGGTCAACAACTCCTGGACCTCGCTCGGTGAGGCACCGCCGCTCTTCCAGCAGAAGCGCATCGCCATGCAGATGGACGGCACCTGGATGATCGGGTCGTTCTACCAGGTCGAGGCGAAGTTCGAACGCTGGGAGGTCGCGGCCAACCCGATCGGACCGAGCGGGACCAAGACCACGTCGGGCTACTGGCCGAACTGGATGGCGATCCCCACCGCGTCGAACGATCCCGAAGCGGCGTTCAAGTATCTCGACTACATCGCGGTCGACGGGGCGGTCGCGCAGTTCGAGGAGTTCCCCGACCTGCCGACGAACGCGAAGGTGCCGCAGGACATCGTGCCGAAGCGGCTCGTCGAGAAGCGTGGCCAGGAGTTCGCCGACAAGACGATCAAGTTCTTCCGCGACCAGCTGCAGAACTCCTCGCCGATGTGGGACTCGCCCGTGCAGACGTTCGCCGTCGACCAGCTGACGCGCGTGCTCGAACGGGTCTCGAACAAGGCCGCCAAGCCGAAGGACGCGCTCGCCGAGGCGCAGAAGGCTTGTCAGGGCGAGCTGGAGAAGGTGTTGTGA
- a CDS encoding carbohydrate ABC transporter permease has translation MTSAVRADSQSSHRSPAGGSPPSRRGRGLTLRRRESLAGVLFTLPWILSLIAFTAYPVLASVFYSFTEYSVVQPPEWVGLANYERMFTNDPQFWIAVQNSAYYALISVPLGLVMSLVLALILNFGAKGIGFYRTLFYLPVLAPPVVATIVFMLMFSPDSGLVNTILRGVGLPTPGWLDDPSWSKPTLIILSLWALGASTLVFLAGLKEVPMSLLEAAAIDGAGPVRRFWHVTIPLLSPVILFNLVMGVINSFQVFTSAFIAGGTAGEPLDSTLMYVVLIYRSAFRYFAMGYASALSVILFLAVLVVTLLIFWSSKVWVFYAGRDQ, from the coding sequence GTGACGTCTGCCGTTCGGGCCGATTCGCAGTCCTCGCACCGGTCACCGGCGGGTGGGTCGCCACCCTCCCGTCGCGGGCGCGGGCTGACGCTCCGCCGGCGCGAGTCGCTTGCCGGGGTGCTGTTCACGCTCCCGTGGATCCTCAGTCTGATCGCGTTCACGGCGTACCCGGTGCTGGCGTCGGTGTTCTACTCCTTTACCGAGTACAGCGTGGTCCAGCCACCGGAGTGGGTCGGGCTGGCGAACTACGAGCGAATGTTCACCAACGATCCGCAGTTCTGGATCGCGGTGCAGAACAGTGCCTACTACGCGCTGATCTCGGTGCCGCTCGGGCTCGTGATGTCGCTCGTGCTCGCGCTGATCCTGAACTTCGGCGCGAAGGGGATCGGCTTCTACCGCACGCTGTTCTACCTGCCCGTGTTGGCTCCGCCGGTCGTGGCGACGATCGTGTTCATGCTGATGTTCAGTCCGGACAGTGGCCTCGTCAATACCATCTTGCGCGGGGTGGGGTTACCGACGCCCGGCTGGCTTGACGATCCGTCGTGGTCGAAGCCGACGCTGATCATCCTGAGCCTGTGGGCGCTGGGCGCGTCGACGCTGGTCTTCCTTGCTGGATTGAAGGAAGTGCCGATGTCGTTACTGGAGGCGGCGGCGATCGATGGTGCCGGTCCGGTACGGCGGTTCTGGCACGTGACGATCCCGCTGCTGAGCCCGGTGATCCTGTTCAACCTGGTGATGGGCGTGATCAACTCGTTCCAGGTGTTCACGTCCGCGTTCATCGCGGGTGGCACCGCGGGGGAGCCGCTCGACTCGACGTTGATGTACGTCGTGCTGATCTATCGCAGCGCGTTCCGGTACTTCGCGATGGGCTATGCGTCCGCGCTGTCGGTGATCTTGTTCCTCGCCGTTCTGGTGGTCACGTTGCTGATCTTCTGGTCGTCGAAGGTCTGGGTCTTCTACGCGGGGAGGGACCAATGA